The sequence CAGAACTACCAGAATGGCCAGCGCGGAGATCCTCCTCATGTTCCGCACCTCCTTTTGACCCACCGGCTGCATTGCCGGGAACAACGCTATCCGTTCGCTCCTCGGGCAGCGCGGACCTGCCGCAGGCGCGGAAGGCGAGGCCAGCGCGCCTCCCAGCCCCCCACCAGCCCGCGTGGCCGGAGCATCATCGTCAGGATCAACATCACGGCGAGGATCAACTGGCTGAGACCGAACAACGGAGGGAGCGTGATTCCGACCACCTCGATGCCCCCTTCCAGGCTGCGGAGGGCTTCCGGGATCAGCGTCAACACGATGGCCCCCACCACCGCACCTGTGGTACTTCCCAGGCCTCCCACCACGATCATGACGACCAAGTTGAAAGTCTCCACCAGCCAGAAGGAGTTCGGCGAGATCACCGTGATCAGGTGCGCCCACAGGCTCCCGGCTGTGCCGGCGAAGAAGGCACCCAGCACGAAACTGATCAGACGGGTGGCGGCGGCGGGGATGCCCATGGCCGCTGCCGCGCTCTCATCCTCCCGTACGGCCAACATGGCCCGCCCGAAGGCCGACTGGGTGAGACGCCACGACAGGTAGATGCAGGCTGCGGCAAATCCGTAGGTCCACCATGTGGTGGTGTACGGCGGGATCCCGCTGATACCTACGCCGCCGCGGGTTACCCGTTCCCAGTTCACCAGGACGGAGCGCACGATGACCAGAAACCCCAGCGTGGCCACCGCCAGGTAGTGTCCCCGCAGCTGCAGAACCGAGTAGCCGATCAGCGCAGCGCACAGCGCGGCCAGCACGCCCCCGGCCAGCGTGGCCGGCAGGAGGCCGATCTGCGTCTGCCGCAGCCAGCCGAACAGGTCAGGAAGAATCAACTCTTTCCGGGGGAGGGGGAGGGTGAGCAGCGCTGCGCTGTAGGCTCCCACGGCCATGAAGGCAATGTGCCCCAGCGAGAACACCCCGGTCATTCCATTGGTGAGGTTCAGGCTGACGGCCAGGATGATGTTGATGCCGACCACATCCACTAGGCGCAGATAGTAAGGGTTGAGGTAGGTCTGCCCCAGCCAGATGCCTGCCGCGCCCAGGATCAGCGCCGGTAGAGCGCGCACTCTAGACCCCCCGCTCCTCCATCGTGCCGAGCAACCCACGCGGGCGGACCAGAAGGACCAGAATCAACAGCAGGAACACGAAGGCATCGCGGTACCCTGACAGGTCCGGGGGCAGGAGCCCGACGAAGAGGATCTCGGCAAACCCCAGAACGAATCCTCCAACCATTGCTCCCGGGACGCTGCCGATTCCTCCGATCACGGCAGCCACAAACGCCTTGAGCCCGGGGAGGAATCCCATAAACGGATCGATCCGGCCGTACTGGGCCCCCAGCATCGCCCCGGCCACCGCTGCCAGGGCGGAACCCACGGCAAACGCCAGCATGATGATCCGTGCGGTGTCTACCCCCAGCATCTCGGCGACCAGCAAGTTCTGAGCGCAGGCCTGCATGGCGATGCCCTCCCGGGTGCGGGTGACGAAAAGGTGAATCCCTGCCATCAGGACCGCTGCCGTGGCCACGGTGAGCACGGTGAGGGTGTTGAACAGCACGCCGGCCACCGTATGCAGGTCGGTCAACCAGGCGGGGACGGAGAACGTGCGCGGGTGCGCCGTGAAGACCATGATGGCGGTGTTCTCCAGGAAGATCGAAACCGCCAGCGAGGTAATCAGGGCGGCCACCTCAGGAGCCTGCCGGATGGGACGGTAGGCTCCGCGCTCGATCAGGACGCCTAGGGCCGCCGCCCCAACCGCCGCGCCGAGCAGGGCCAGCCAGAAGTTGCCGCCGACCGCCGCCACCAGCAGGAGGGCAACATAGGCGCCAGCCATGAACACGTCCCCGTGGGCGAAGTTGATCAGCCGCAGGATCCCGTAAACGATAGAGAGGCCGATGGCGGTGAGGGCGTAAATGCTGCCCAGGGTCACTCCGTTGACTACCTGCTGCAGGAGATAAGTGACCAGGGCCACGACTAGCCTACCCGGGCACCCAGATAGGCCGCCGCCACAGCGGGCGTCGCGGCGAGCTCCGCGGCGGTACCCGTGAGCACGATCCGTCCCGTCTCCATGACATAGGCCCGCTCGGCGATATTTAGGGCCATGCGCGCGTTCTGTTCCACGAGCAGAATGGCCCGGCCCGCGGCGCGGATCTGCTCGATTACCATGAAGATAGTGCGCACCAGCAGAGGAGCCAGACCAAGCGACGGTTCGTCGAGCAACAGGAGCCGCGGACGGGACATCAGGGCCCGACCGATGGCCAGCATCTGCTGCTCCCCCCCGGACAGCGTTCCCGCCGGCTGGCGGCGCCGCTCGGCCAGAATCGGGAAGTAGGCGAAGACCTGCTCCAGGTCGTCGCGGATGAAACGGTCGCGGCGGGCGTAGGCGCCAAGCCGCAGGTTGTCCATGACACTTAGCAGGGGCAGGAGTTGTCTGCCCTCAGGCACGTGACCGATCCCCAGACGCGTGACCTGGTGGGGTGCCAGCCCGAGCAGAGAGTGTCCCCGGAAAATGATCCGGCCGTTCCGGGGGCGCACCACCCCCGAGATCGCTTTCAGGAGTGTCGTCTTGCCTGCGCCATTGGCGCCCAGAACGGCCACGAGCTCCCCGTCGCCGACATGGAGGGAGACCCCGCGCACCGCCCAAATTCCCCCGTAGGCAACTTCCAGGTTTTCAACGCTCAGCAACGGCATCCACACCCAGGTAGGCCTCAATCACCGCGGGGTGCTCGCGGATGACACCCGGCGAGCCCTCCGCGATGAGCTGGCCGAAGTTGATGGCCTGCACGCGATCGCACAGCCCCATCACCACGCGCATGTCGTGCTCGATGAGGAAGATGGTCAGCCCCAGGCGGTCGCGCAGTTGCCGCAACAGGGCCATCACCTCGCCGCTCTCCGCGGCAGTCAGGCCGCCCGCCGGCTCGTCCAGCAGGAGGATCACCGGGTCCAGGGCCAGGGCCCGCGCGATCTCCACCTTCCGCTGCACGCCCAGGGGCAGGCTGCGGACCTCCAGGTCGGCCACCGCGCCCAAGCCCAGCAGAGCCAGGATCTCCGCCGTCCGGCTGGCCAGACGCCTCTCCCCCTGGTGAAACGACGGCAGACCCAACAGGGTATCGAGGGCGCTGTAGCGGCGGTGGAGCTGGGCGCCAATGAGAACGTTCACCTGGACTGTCAGATGCGGGAAAAGTCGAATGTTCTGGAAAGTCCGCGCGATACCCAGGCGAGCCACGTGATCAGCGCGCAGGTTGGTGATCTCCCGATTGCGGAAAACGATGCGCCCGGCACTGGGACGCAGGTGGCCGGAAATCAAGTTGAAGATGGTGGTCTTCCCCGCGCCGTTCGGGCCGATCAGTCCGACGATTTCACCTGGGGCAATTCGCAGCCTGTAGTCTCGCACTGCGACAAGACCGCCGAAGTGTTTCGTGAGTTGCTCGATCTGCAGGAGGGGGGACTGAGCCATCGGAGTATTCTTGTTAGGTGGTCGTCACGTCACCTCCTCCCGGAGGCGAACCGCTACGGTCTCGATGAGAGGGCGAAGGGGATTTGTGCATCATAGCGTCCTCTCCCAGAACAAGGCGTCAACAATGATAGCTACCCCAAGGATCGGACTGACCTGGTCGTCCGGATCGCGAGGTCTGAACCGCTATCAGGAGGCCATCACGGCGGCCGGGGGCCGGCCCATCCTGATCACACCCCAGACCGGCGCGGCTGGGGCACGAGACATCGACGGCCTCGTCCTGGCGGGGGGCCCTGACGTCCACCCGGAACGCTACGGACAGGCCATCGATCCACGCGCCGCCTCGTCCCTGGAGGTGGTAGTCGAGCGCGATGCTCTCGAGCTGGACCTCATAAGAGAGGCCCTGGATCGGCAGATACCTGTGCTGGGCATCTGCCGGGGTATCCAGGTGCTAAACGTTGCGCTGGGAGGGACGCTGGTTCAAGATCTCGCGCTCGCCGGGGTGGACCCGCGCGGGCACGACCAGTCGGGCAGGCTCGAAGACTGGCAGGCTGCGCACCAGGTCCAGGTGAAGCCCGGCTCGCGCCTGCACCGTATTCTGCGAAAGACGCAGGTACCTGTGAACTCGTTCCACCACCAGGCCGTGGACCGACCCGCCGCCGGCACGGTGGTAGTGGCCCGGGCGCCGGACGGCGTCATCGAAGCTCTGGAGGCGTCGGGGCACCAGTTTGTCCTCGGGGTACAGTGGCATCCCGAGCGGATGTGGGATCGTGATGCGGAACAGGCGGCGCTCTTCCGGGCACTTATTGCGGCCGCGGGTGGCCTGGTTGATCCTGCCTGAGATGTGGGGGAGGCGCTTCCTCTGGAGATCATTTTCCCCAAAACACCGGACACTACCGAATCGCCAGGCATCTCTCAGCGGTCCTCGTGGGCCCTAACTGCAGACAGCTGTTCCAGCAGGCGGTCCGCGGAGGCAAACCCGATGTTCAGCGCCACCACCCTGCCGGCGGCGTCCAGGACGGCGGTAGTGGGCACGCTGAAGACGCCGAAGGCGCGGGCGGTCTCCCGGTCCGCCAGGACGTCGACCTCGCGGATCTGGACGCCGTCGCCCAGGCGCGCCGCCAGCTCCGCCAGCGCGGGGCGCTGGGCCGCCTGACAGGCAGCGCAGTCCGGAGAGGTGAAGGCCAGCACCAGAGGACGTCCCGGCGGTAGCGGGGACGGGCCGTTGCGGGCCAGGCGGGCGGAGAGCCGGCGCGGCCGCGCCGCCAGCCACAGCCCCGCCAGCCCCAACAGGAGCAGCACCGAGACCAGGACCACCAATCGCTCGCTCACGCCGGCCGCTCCCCACGCAGCAGCCCGGCCCTCCGCAGCTGGTAGAACAGGAAGCAGCCAGCGCAGAAGTTCCACAGGACGTTCACCGCCGCCAGCACGGCCACCACTCCGGCCAGTACCCACCCCAGCGCGGTCACCCCGCCGTAGAGTGCGGCCGATGCCCCCAGCATCAGGGCTCCGCCCACGGCCTGGGCGAAGCGGTGGGGAGCGGCTTCGTCGGTGACCAGGTGGGGACGGACCAGCCGCAGGGGGAGGACCAGGTAGCGGTACAGCAGGCGCAACGGCCCGATGGTGGGCCAGGCGGCATTGAAAAGCAGAGCTACCGCCAGGACAGGGACCAGCCAGATGCGGGCGAACAGCCAGGCCAGGGCCACCACAACGACGATGGTGACCTGGCCGAACTTGATGGCGTTGTGGTCAACCTGTGTACGGGTCATTCCTGCACCTCCGCCGGAGAAGTGATCGATCCTGGCGGCGGAGACCGTGGCGTCCCTTGCGGAGTGCGATCAGGCGGTCAGGCCTGGGGCAGGGCGAAGGCGCGCCACGGCCTCCGCCCGGGACAGATGCACTGACGGGGAGCATAAACGACGAACTGCAGGAAAGTCATCACTGCCGGCTGTGCTCGCTTCGCCTGTTGCCTTCCACGGTAGCAGCGGGCACGCCGCTGTCAAGGGCGCCGCTCACCGCACGGCGCGCCCAGCCCAGCGCTTCCTCCACCAGGCGGTCCGCAGCGGTGCGGTCGGCCGGTGGTGGCGGGGGCAGCGGGGGCCCGAAGATCACCCGCACCTGAGACCGGCGAGGAAGGTAGCAACCCAGGGGTAGGGCCTGCGCCGTCCCCAGGATGGCCGCCGGGACGGTGGGCACATCGGCCCGCGCCGCCAGGATCCCGGCGCCGGCCTTGGGGGAACCGCCGCCTGGAGAAACCCTGCCCTCAGGGAAGATGGCGACCAGCGCGCCGGCCCGCAGCGCGCGCACCGCCTCCCTTACCACGGCCAGGTCGATCCGGTCGCGGCGTACCGGGATGGTGCCGTAGGCGCGCATGGCCCATCCCACCAGCGGCATGGCCAGGAACTCTGCGGCGCCGATAAAGAGAGCCCGCCTGGGCAGCGCCGCGGCCAGCACCACCGGGTCGAGGGCGCTGGGGTGGTTGGCCACCACCAGTGCTCCGCCCGAGGGAATGCGCGCCGCCCCCTCCACCTGGAAGCCGAATCCCAGACGCAGCAGGATCCGGACGGTGCGGTAGGCCAGGCGGTAGAGCAGGGTCTGGCGGGGGACCACCTAGTCGTCGGCGCGAGAGGCCGTCTCGCCGTGGCCGGGTGCCTGCGCCGCGTCGGGGGCGGGGAAGCTCACTCTGGCACTGGCCCGCCTCACCGCGCGCCCAAGCGCCACCGCCCCGGCCAGCAGCCAGGCCAGCGGCCGCAGCGCGTAGACGAAGAGGAGGTCAATGTAGCCGAGCGCGCGCCGCAACCAGCGCAGCCGCTGCCCCAGCCGCTGCAGGGTCGGGCTGCGCCCGTAGGTCAGGGTAAGCAGCAGGATGGAGAAGGAGATGAGGAACCGCTGCACGTCGGTGGGGCGCACGTGGAAGAAGTCTTCGACCACCAGCCCTCCGCCGATGCTCAGCACCAGCAGGTAGGCCGCCGCCTCCAGAACGGGGAAGCGCTCGATGAGGTAGACGAAGATACCCGCGGCGAAGCGCATGGTGATAATCCCCAGAGCCACCCCGGTCATCACTACCCAGAACTGGCGGGAGAGGGCCACTGCGGCCACCACGTTGTCCAGGCTGAAGGCCAGGTCGGCGAGCTCCACCCCCAGGACCACCGACCAGAAGGGGCGGCCGCTTCGACGCACGCTCTCCCCGCGGGCCCTGGCCTCCGCGGCCCGGGCCTCAGCCGGCGTCTCCCCCAGGTGATCGACGCCCAGCCTGATCAGGTACAACCCGCCCAGCAGCAGCAGCCAGCGGTTTCGGATCACCCAGGTGGCGACAAAGAGCATCAGCCCCCTCCCCAGGTAGGCGCCCAGCAATCCCACCTTCAGGGCTGCAGGGCGCTGCCCACCCAACAGCCGGTGTACCGGCCGCTGCAGGAAACGGAGGATCCGCGGCCAGGGGATGGGGGTGTGCCGGGGCAGGTGGGCGACCATGGCCCCCAGCACCGCAGCGTTGTCGATGGAAAGGATGCCTTCCAGGTAGATGAGCTGGAGGACGATGAGCAGGACGGCAAGGGGATCGTGCTGCACCCTTTGAGTGTACCCTACCGGAGCACGCTCCGGGGAGGCGTCAGGCGTGGAGCGTGCGGAGGAAGAACAGGCCGATCGCCAGGCTCAGTGCGACCAACACGGTCAGTCCGAAAATCATCTGGAGAACCGGCAGGCGCAGCACCATCCCCAGGATCAGGCCGCCCCCGACGAGGACCAGCATCCCCAGGGAGAGCAGCAGCCACCTGTCCAGCAGCGTGGGCCGCGCCACGAAGCGCTGCTCCACCTGCGGCCTCGCTTCCGAGAGGTAGAAGGGCACATCGGTGAGCACCGTAACCCGCGTGCCGGATCTCCGGCGGAAGAAGAGAGCCGCCTTGATCAACAGCGCATTCTGATTGTGCAGCAGGAAGTGCCACCAGCGGGCAGGCACGAATTCAGGCAGGACGACGGTGAGCTGCTGATCGAAGCCCACCTCCCATTCCAGGTCGTTCAAGTACTGCAGGAAGGGCCCAACGACGGAGCGGTAGGGCGATTCCAGGACCGTCAGCGGAATCCCCATCCCCCAGTGTTCCCACTTCGCCCGGACCTCCGCGGTTTCTCGCGGGTCCATATCCACCAGGACGGCGGTCACGTCCTTGCTCAGCGACTGCGCATAGCGCAGCGCCGGCAGAACGCTTTGATTGATCCCGGAGACGGGGACCACCACCTTGTGCTGCAAGCCGGCCGTGGGCAGGCGCGCCCCCTCCAGCGACAGCTGCCGGGCCACGTCCCGGTAGTGCAGCCAGACGCTCCGCATGAACCAGATCAGCGCCGGGACCAGGAGCGCGACGATCCAGGCGCCCTGAGCAAACTTGGCCATCACCACAACCACCAGGACGATGGCCGTGGCCACCGCCCCGAGGAGGTTGAAGATGATACTGTGAGCCCAACCC comes from Armatimonadota bacterium and encodes:
- a CDS encoding ABC transporter ATP-binding protein — translated: MAQSPLLQIEQLTKHFGGLVAVRDYRLRIAPGEIVGLIGPNGAGKTTIFNLISGHLRPSAGRIVFRNREITNLRADHVARLGIARTFQNIRLFPHLTVQVNVLIGAQLHRRYSALDTLLGLPSFHQGERRLASRTAEILALLGLGAVADLEVRSLPLGVQRKVEIARALALDPVILLLDEPAGGLTAAESGEVMALLRQLRDRLGLTIFLIEHDMRVVMGLCDRVQAINFGQLIAEGSPGVIREHPAVIEAYLGVDAVAER
- a CDS encoding thioredoxin family protein, yielding MSERLVVLVSVLLLLGLAGLWLAARPRRLSARLARNGPSPLPPGRPLVLAFTSPDCAACQAAQRPALAELAARLGDGVQIREVDVLADRETARAFGVFSVPTTAVLDAAGRVVALNIGFASADRLLEQLSAVRAHEDR
- a CDS encoding gamma-glutamyl-gamma-aminobutyrate hydrolase family protein, with amino-acid sequence MHHSVLSQNKASTMIATPRIGLTWSSGSRGLNRYQEAITAAGGRPILITPQTGAAGARDIDGLVLAGGPDVHPERYGQAIDPRAASSLEVVVERDALELDLIREALDRQIPVLGICRGIQVLNVALGGTLVQDLALAGVDPRGHDQSGRLEDWQAAHQVQVKPGSRLHRILRKTQVPVNSFHHQAVDRPAAGTVVVARAPDGVIEALEASGHQFVLGVQWHPERMWDRDAEQAALFRALIAAAGGLVDPA
- a CDS encoding branched-chain amino acid ABC transporter permease, with amino-acid sequence MALVTYLLQQVVNGVTLGSIYALTAIGLSIVYGILRLINFAHGDVFMAGAYVALLLVAAVGGNFWLALLGAAVGAAALGVLIERGAYRPIRQAPEVAALITSLAVSIFLENTAIMVFTAHPRTFSVPAWLTDLHTVAGVLFNTLTVLTVATAAVLMAGIHLFVTRTREGIAMQACAQNLLVAEMLGVDTARIIMLAFAVGSALAAVAGAMLGAQYGRIDPFMGFLPGLKAFVAAVIGGIGSVPGAMVGGFVLGFAEILFVGLLPPDLSGYRDAFVFLLLILVLLVRPRGLLGTMEERGV
- a CDS encoding ABC transporter ATP-binding protein — protein: MPLLSVENLEVAYGGIWAVRGVSLHVGDGELVAVLGANGAGKTTLLKAISGVVRPRNGRIIFRGHSLLGLAPHQVTRLGIGHVPEGRQLLPLLSVMDNLRLGAYARRDRFIRDDLEQVFAYFPILAERRRQPAGTLSGGEQQMLAIGRALMSRPRLLLLDEPSLGLAPLLVRTIFMVIEQIRAAGRAILLVEQNARMALNIAERAYVMETGRIVLTGTAAELAATPAVAAAYLGARVG
- a CDS encoding DUF4395 domain-containing protein, translated to MTRTQVDHNAIKFGQVTIVVVVALAWLFARIWLVPVLAVALLFNAAWPTIGPLRLLYRYLVLPLRLVRPHLVTDEAAPHRFAQAVGGALMLGASAALYGGVTALGWVLAGVVAVLAAVNVLWNFCAGCFLFYQLRRAGLLRGERPA
- a CDS encoding branched-chain amino acid ABC transporter permease; this translates as MRALPALILGAAGIWLGQTYLNPYYLRLVDVVGINIILAVSLNLTNGMTGVFSLGHIAFMAVGAYSAALLTLPLPRKELILPDLFGWLRQTQIGLLPATLAGGVLAALCAALIGYSVLQLRGHYLAVATLGFLVIVRSVLVNWERVTRGGVGISGIPPYTTTWWTYGFAAACIYLSWRLTQSAFGRAMLAVREDESAAAAMGIPAAATRLISFVLGAFFAGTAGSLWAHLITVISPNSFWLVETFNLVVMIVVGGLGSTTGAVVGAIVLTLIPEALRSLEGGIEVVGITLPPLFGLSQLILAVMLILTMMLRPRGLVGGWEARWPRLPRLRQVRAARGANG
- a CDS encoding lysophospholipid acyltransferase family protein, translating into MVPRQTLLYRLAYRTVRILLRLGFGFQVEGAARIPSGGALVVANHPSALDPVVLAAALPRRALFIGAAEFLAMPLVGWAMRAYGTIPVRRDRIDLAVVREAVRALRAGALVAIFPEGRVSPGGGSPKAGAGILAARADVPTVPAAILGTAQALPLGCYLPRRSQVRVIFGPPLPPPPPADRTAADRLVEEALGWARRAVSGALDSGVPAATVEGNRRSEHSRQ
- a CDS encoding tellurium resistance protein TerC, translating into MQHDPLAVLLIVLQLIYLEGILSIDNAAVLGAMVAHLPRHTPIPWPRILRFLQRPVHRLLGGQRPAALKVGLLGAYLGRGLMLFVATWVIRNRWLLLLGGLYLIRLGVDHLGETPAEARAAEARARGESVRRSGRPFWSVVLGVELADLAFSLDNVVAAVALSRQFWVVMTGVALGIITMRFAAGIFVYLIERFPVLEAAAYLLVLSIGGGLVVEDFFHVRPTDVQRFLISFSILLLTLTYGRSPTLQRLGQRLRWLRRALGYIDLLFVYALRPLAWLLAGAVALGRAVRRASARVSFPAPDAAQAPGHGETASRADD